From one Rhodamnia argentea isolate NSW1041297 chromosome 1, ASM2092103v1, whole genome shotgun sequence genomic stretch:
- the LOC115738905 gene encoding F-box protein SKIP14 translates to MALNFSHRPVFAAHLPEDMSPIRIANLCIVEGVSENKVDGADRPWLLEGDVKDCLDYGRSRCDGGGCSQDSVSNEILDLLPSDPFGMDISTTFTAITGWLEDLEMNYGGYTSDFAGASPDDYQLFAGLNFFWNNAMKFQAFPGTIGFNTNSIPSSSMPPRYGVKESAHGSCDVAFGSMSEFSGYPDSLEAGDASSLDLGSSSGHHGCSEEVIKGQDPCDGEFGLTNALGGLSEVMESLQVSCHVGFESISSCNQCPEATEDVNAPYHLGLGSIGEYGRCSLENEVSGVSDDMDGFFHGSSGSSGIPDNHSSKDPELSAGTCSFVNGPHLAFSLALGYLGVRDLLAVEGVCKSVRSTVRNDPFYWRNLHIHHPLNDKITDEVLMQLTNRAQGTLQCLSLVECPRITDDGLKRVLDSNPKLSKLCVPGCTRLSINSILRSLRTFKSMGTLRVKHIRIGGLYGVTEEHFEELKFLLGITSEKQQNLNALKPYFYHRESMYLSCEDDRTIDIETCPRCQKLRLVYDCPAEVCQGKEHASQVCRACTLCIARCVQCGRCINDNEYEETFCLELLCSDCSKHQLLKRHEMEGSVPISDSTFHHEDPQASSIRG, encoded by the exons ATGGCTTTGAACTTCTCTCATCGTCCGGTTTTCGCTGCTCATCTACCCGAAGACATGTCCCCGATTAGGATTGCCAATCTGTGCATTGTGGAGGGTGTTTCGGAGAATAAGGTGGATGGTGCCGATAGGCCCTGGCTTTTGGAGGGGGATGTTAAGGATTGTTTGGATTATGGAAGGAGTAGATGTGATGGTGGTGGCTGCTCTCAGGATTCAGTTTCCAATGAGATCCTCGACCTTTTGCCTTCCGATCCATTCGGGATGGATATAAGCACCACTTTTACGGCTATAACTGGTTGGCTCGAGGATTTGGAGATGAATTATGGTGGCTACACAAGTGATTTTGCTGGGGCTAGTCCTGATGATTACCAGCTGTTTGCCGGGTTGAATTTTTTCTGGAATAATGCGATGAAATTCCAGGCTTTTCCTGGAACAATCGGGTTTAATACCAATTCTATTCCATCCAGTAGCATGCCTCCTCGCTATGGGGTGAAGGAAAGTGCGCATGGCTCCTGTGATGTTGCTTTTGGTTCAATGAGTGAATTTTCTGGTTATCCCGATTCCTTGGAAGCAGGAGATGCATCTTCCTTGGATTTGGGTTCATCAAGTGGACATCATGGGTGTTCAGAGGAGGTCATAAAGGGACAGGACCCTTGTGATGGGGAGTTTGGATTGACAAATGCACTTGGGGGATTATCTGAGGTTATGGAGTCGCTACAGGTATCCTGCCATGTTGGCTTTGAATCAATAAGCAGCTGCAATCAATGTCCTGAGGCAACGGAAGATGTAAATGCACCCTACCATCTTGGCCTCGGATCCATTGGTGAATATGGTAGGTGTTCCCTGGAGAACGAAGTTTCTGGGGTGTCTGATGATATGGATGGCTTTTTTCATGGAAGCAGTGGAAGCTCCGGAATTCCTGATAACCACTCAAGTAAAGACCCCGAGCTTTCTGCTGGAACTTGTTCCTTTGTCAATGGACCTCACTTAGCATTTTCTTTGGCTCTTGGTTATCTGGGTGTGCGGGATCTTCTTGCTGTCGAGGGTGTTTGCAAATCCGTCCGGTCTACAGTTCGAAATGACCCCTTCTATTGGAGGAATTTACATATACATCATCCTCTGAATGACAAGATTACTGATGAAGTTCTTATGCAATTGACCAATAGAGCTCAAGGTACTCTCCAGTGCTTGAGTCTGGTAGAGTGCCCAAGGATCACTGATGATGGTCTGAAGCGTGTCCTTGACAGTAATCCAAAGCTCAGCAAG CTCTGTGTCCCTGGCTGCACAAGACTTAGTATTAATAGCATTTTGCGTAGCCTGAGAACTTTCAAGTCGATGGGTACCCTCAGAGTAAAGCATATTAGGATTGGTGGGCTTTATGGGGTAACGGAGGAACATTTTGAGGAGTTGAAGTTCTTGTTGGGGATCACGAGTGAGAAGCAGCAGAACCTGAATGCCCTCAAGCCATATTTCTATCACAGAGAGAGTATGTACTTATCATGTGAGGATGATCGTACCATTGATATTGAGACGTGTCCAAGATGCCAGAAACTGAGGTTGGTCTATGACTGCCCTGCTGAGGTTTGTCAGGGTAAGGAACATGCGTCTCAAGTATGTAGGGCCTGCACACTCTGCATAGCTCGGTGTGTTCAGTGTGGTCGGTGCATTAATGACAATGAATACGAGGAAACCTTTTGTCTGGAACTGCTCTGCTCAGATTGTTCAAAGCATCAACTTCTGAAGCGCCATGAGATGGAAGGTAGCGTTCCTATCTCAGATTCTACTTTCCACCACGAAGATCCACAGGCCTCCTCAATCCGTGGCTGA